The genomic stretch TGGGTTAGGCGTCTCCTTTTTCTACTACGAAAGTTTGTGGGATGAATCCTCAGAACCGATCGCCGAACGGCAGTCTGGGTTTCAGGCACTCTTCCCCTATCCGGCGCTGCGCTCTGCTCTGTAATGAGTCCATCGGGTCTGAACGGAAAACAGATGACAAAGCAGATTCAAATGATGCCTAAAGAGTAGTGCCAGGACGAGATCGGGAGAAAAACAGGCTCCTACTGAAAACAAGCTAAAGAATTGGGGTTAAGTGCCGCTTTTGGGGGTAATAGTGAAGAGAAGCGATCTTTAGAACTATCTATCGAACCTTCTATCCCCCAGTCTACTCGCAGGAAAGTCACTATGCCAGACAAAGCCCCTATGAAAGATATGGTCGTCATCCTTCCCGGCATTCTGGGAAGTGTGTTGCAAAAGGACGGCAAAGACCTATGGGCAGTTTCGGGGCAGGCAATCTGGCAGGTACTCACTCAATCGCAGAAAACGATCGACAAACTGAAGTTAATTCAGGATGACCCCGAAGCAGAAGATCTGGGGGATGGTATTCGTCCAACGGCGTTGATTCAAGATACACATCTCATTCCAGGTTTCTGGAAGATTGATGGATACACGAAAACGGCACGGCTCATTACCGATAACTTTGACGTTACGCCAGGCGATATTTACAACGATCCAGCGGATAAAGCTGCGAATTTCTATCAGTTTCCCTACGATTGGCGGCGAGACTGTCGGGCAAATGCGCGCATTCTCAAGAAGCTGATTGATCAGCGGCTAAAATGCTGGCGGCAAAAGAGCGGTGCTGCCGATGCCAAGGTGATTTTGATGGCGCATAGTATGGGTGGGCTGGTGTCGCGCTATTACCTGGAAGTGCTGGAGGGCTGGCGAGACAGCCGGGCGCTGTTTACTTTTGGCACTCCCTATCGCGGTTCCCTCAAAGCGGCTAACTTTATGGCAAATGGCTACAAGCAGCTCTTTCTGGACTTAACGGAGGTAATGCGATCGCTCACGTCGATCTACCAGCTTTTGCCGATCTACAAAGTCGTGAATATCAACGGGGAATTTCACCGGATTGCGGAAACGCAGGGTCTGCCCAACTTCGATCTGGTGAAGGCAAAAGATGCGCTGGCTTTCCATCGGGAAATTGAGGCGGCGGTGGAGCGGCATCGACAGGATGCAGACTATTTGCGATCGTTTTCGGTGGTGCCCATTTCGGGGGTGCAGCAGCCAACGCTACAATCTGCCCGCTTTGCCCAGGGTCAATTAACGGTGAGCGAGGATTTGCCTGCGGCGCTGAAGGATCGACCGGACCTGGGAGATGGGGATGGCACGGTGCCCAAGATTTCGGCAATTCCAATCGAGCGATCGCAGGAGCTAGACAATTTCTTTATTGCGGAGCAGCATGGCGGTTTGCAAAACCAGGCTCAGGTGCTGGACAACCTGCTGAATACGCTGCGGTTCAGTCAGTTTAACCTCTCGGATGTGCGGGCAAAGACACCCCAGGCGGCGATCGGTCTGCGGCTAGAGGATCTGTATCTGGCAAACGAACCCGTTATCCTGCGTGCCCAACTGACGGGCATCTCGGATTTGTCCGGTCAACTAACGGCTGAAATTGAATCGGTGTCGCACGATCGTCCGACGCTGAGCCTCGATTTTGTGGAACAGGAAAACGACTGGATGCTGGCGATCGAGGATTTACCCGCCGGGCTGTATCGGGTGAGGGTGCAAACGGACAATTCGACAGGCAAGAATCCAACTCCCGTTCATGATGTGTTCGAGGTGGTCAGAAACGCATAGTATTCGTTGCGATATATTAAAAGCCGTGCGGGCGATCGGATGAAGTTTTTGTGTAGTCTTCCTTCCTGATCGGGAGTTCTGCTGCCCGAATCAAGAAGCTGTTCTGCATCAAAAATGCTCCAATGGACACAGCCCGGATGACACGGCTATTAGAGAACGCAATGAAGAATTTAATTCGGAAGCGGCGATCGATCGATCACCAGGCACGCCATCTCGCACATCTTGCGATCGTTTTGCCCGCAGCATCGCTGATCGTTGGTTGTGGAATCGGTAGCCCTCCCGCCTCTAAGGTGTCACCTGCCCCCAACTCGGCAACCGCCTCCGCGACTTCTGGCAAATCTGCTGGAGCGTCTTCAACGGTTCTGATTCCTGCCGGAACTTACGAAATTGGCTCCGATACCGCAGGCGATGCCCAACCCGCCCACCGAGTAGTGCTCAATGCCTTTCGGATCGATCGCTACGAAGTTACTAACGCCCAATATGCCGAGTTTCTAAACGCCTTAGACATTCAGCCGCTCCGGGATGCACCCGCAGGAGCCGTTCTTGCCAGCAATTTGCCGGAGGCAGCCGTTCCCCTGTTTATCGAAGGGGCAGCAGGCAACCCGCGACAAACCCTGATCGCGCTTGATGATGAGCATAGTCGCATTGCAATCCGCAACGGACGATTTGCGGCTCAACCGGGCTACGAACAGCATCCCGTGACTGAAACCACCTGGCAGGGAGCGCAGCAATTCTGTGCATGGCGAGGGGCAAGGCTGCCAACGGAAATCGAGTGGGAAGCGGCAGCAAGAGGTACAGAAGGACGAATTTATCCCTGGGGGAACGAGGCACCAACCCCCTATCGCGCGGTTTATGGTCAGGATTCGGGGCAGACCTTGCCCGTGGGTTCCCTTGCCGCAGGCGCAACGCCCGATGGAATTCACGATTTGGCTGGAAACGTTGCCGAGTGGACTAGCACGCTGTATCGTTCCTATCCCTACAGTTCCAGCGACGGACGGGAACAGCTCAGCAGTCGGGGAGAACGGGTGACGCGCGGCGGCGATCACGTTTATGACTCTTCTCCTGAAAAGCTAACAGCCTACTACCGCACCGGATTTTCACGCGCACCCGATCGCGGGCATCGGCATATTGGGTTTCGCTGTGTGCAAAGTGGATTGCCCCCGTCCTAATTTCTGTTCTATCGTTTTTGTCCTAACTGTTCTGCATCCCGTCCAATTTCAGGAGCGTATGCAGCAGCACATTTGCCCCGTTAACACAGTCTTCGGGGGAGGTGTATTCGGTTTCGGAGTGGCTAATTCCTGCCTGACTCGGCACAAAAATCATGCCCATATTCGTCACCCGTCCAATTTCCAGCGAATCATGTCCGGCACGGCTGGGCAGTGAACAATGGCTTAGATTGAGCTGCTGACAAACTGAGGCGATCGTCCGCTGAATGGGTTTTGCGGCAGGGGTGGGTTCCACGGTTAGGAGAGGAGCGG from Leptolyngbya ohadii IS1 encodes the following:
- a CDS encoding lipase/acyltransferase domain-containing protein, yielding MPDKAPMKDMVVILPGILGSVLQKDGKDLWAVSGQAIWQVLTQSQKTIDKLKLIQDDPEAEDLGDGIRPTALIQDTHLIPGFWKIDGYTKTARLITDNFDVTPGDIYNDPADKAANFYQFPYDWRRDCRANARILKKLIDQRLKCWRQKSGAADAKVILMAHSMGGLVSRYYLEVLEGWRDSRALFTFGTPYRGSLKAANFMANGYKQLFLDLTEVMRSLTSIYQLLPIYKVVNINGEFHRIAETQGLPNFDLVKAKDALAFHREIEAAVERHRQDADYLRSFSVVPISGVQQPTLQSARFAQGQLTVSEDLPAALKDRPDLGDGDGTVPKISAIPIERSQELDNFFIAEQHGGLQNQAQVLDNLLNTLRFSQFNLSDVRAKTPQAAIGLRLEDLYLANEPVILRAQLTGISDLSGQLTAEIESVSHDRPTLSLDFVEQENDWMLAIEDLPAGLYRVRVQTDNSTGKNPTPVHDVFEVVRNA
- a CDS encoding formylglycine-generating enzyme family protein; its protein translation is MKNLIRKRRSIDHQARHLAHLAIVLPAASLIVGCGIGSPPASKVSPAPNSATASATSGKSAGASSTVLIPAGTYEIGSDTAGDAQPAHRVVLNAFRIDRYEVTNAQYAEFLNALDIQPLRDAPAGAVLASNLPEAAVPLFIEGAAGNPRQTLIALDDEHSRIAIRNGRFAAQPGYEQHPVTETTWQGAQQFCAWRGARLPTEIEWEAAARGTEGRIYPWGNEAPTPYRAVYGQDSGQTLPVGSLAAGATPDGIHDLAGNVAEWTSTLYRSYPYSSSDGREQLSSRGERVTRGGDHVYDSSPEKLTAYYRTGFSRAPDRGHRHIGFRCVQSGLPPS